The genomic stretch TTCCCGAGTGTTGAGAGCGACGGAGGGACGCGGAGGAAGACGGAGACGGAAACGAGGCTGCTGACAAAAACAGCCAGACTACAAAGCCGCGACTTCACGGGGAGCAAAGGcgtaaaaaaacataaaagcgAGTCGACTCGGATACGAGCCGCCGCCgtttctctttttatttccattaaataaacatccaaaaaaccACAAaagaacgagagagagagagagagagagagagagagagagtgtgagagagcggCAGGAGTCGGGATGGTGGTTATTCATTTATCAAAGCGAACAGCGAGGACGCTCAAACGAAAACGCCGTCGACTTCGCGATGGAAACGGCGCAGGCAGAAATTCGGTACGATCCCCCTCCGTGGCCCGGCTGAGCGCAGGCGGTTACCGGGAGAGCCGAACGTCGGCTCTGATATTGAACGTCGACATTGGGGACGAATCCTTTCTCAAAAAGTCACGCTCGACGTTTACACCCTCTCCCCTTTACACACTGGAGGAAAGTTGTAGAACCTCTAAACAGAGTGCCTGTGAGCAAGTCGAATGAAGAAGAACGGAAGTGTCCATGGTGCCCACACGATATATGGGAAAGGAGTAAAGTCCTAGAACCTGTTAAAAGAGCGCCTGTGGGCGGAGCATGCCCGATATATGGGGGTAGAAAGTTCTAGAAACTGTATATTGTTCCAGACAacatatacacaataaatactaagtacagccaaaagtatgtggacacccctcctaatgatcaaactcaggtgttttagccactccCATCATGAACAGGTCTGCTGTGGCCTGCGCTGAGCCCTGACctccacacagacagtgactggaggtgaggatcaaacccaggttgcTGCAatgcacccactctaccagctaaaccactgtgtgtgtgtgtgtgtgtgttacctttcaTGAGAGATGAGGGTTCCAGCACGGTGAGGAGAGAGCACTGGAAAACCATGCTGACGGTCCGGACCACGAACACGCGCCTCATCAGTGCACCCATACTGGAAACAAACACAGTTCAAAAAGTTCCAACCAATCAAAAGTGAAGGATAGCGGTGGGTCAGTAAAGAATAGCGGTGGGTCAGTAAAGGATAGCGGTGGGTCAGTAAAGGATAGCGGTGGGTCAGTAAAGAATAGCGGTGGGTCAGTAAAGGACAGCGGTGGGTCAGGAGTGTCAAGGCAGGAACAACCTGGACTAGGGCTTCACTGTGCACAACGCGAGTTGAGATGTATTGGAATGTCGACAGTGAGTCACTTTACACTCATTTTGGATGAGCACAAGACGGCATCATTGATTCAGCGTTAGGCGTTTAAGAGCCTCCCGGTGAGCTCAGCTCCACGACCTaatcaataacaaaacaaaGCGTGGGCTGATTagacgccacacacacacacacacacacacacacacacacacacacacatacatacacacacacacactattatccCCTAGTGCCAATCAGACCCCAGTGGACCCTGTCAatcatggacacacacacacacacaccctctggCACAGACACAATACTGGAAGTGTGAGAGCATTTGATGTGAAGCATCAGTGTCTGTGTCACAACACTTTGGGGAAGGCCCCTGCACCCCTGggaacaaagcaaggtccacaaCGACATGCTGATCTaatgagccctgacctcaaccctgctcagttttgggatgaatcggaaagTCAACTACGAACCAGCTCTCGGCACCGGTGAAGGTACCACAACCGAACGCGGAGTTCTGTGTCCGGAAGGTTCCGAGTCCCGCCCCGTCCGGCACCACTCACACGCTGTGAGAAAGATGGAGTCAGGAACAAATCACTTCTCACTTCccgacacacactctctcacaggACTCACACCTCCCTCCTAACAGCAGCGCTTCCATCTCCCATCACACGGGGGAGGCGCCCGGGAGGCCCGGTACACGTGGATCCCATCCAGGCTTGAACAGACTAGTCGGACGTTTCCGTTTCCGGCGGGTGCAGAGGCTCGGGGCGCGGATACAACATCTGCATGTGAACCGATACCGGCGCAGACTGTACAGAATCATTCTCCACTTCAAGGCGATTTTtggtaataaaaattataataaaatagtaataaaagtcataaacattataataaaagtcataaaaattataataaacttGTAATAAAAGTCATAAAAATTATCATAAAgtagtaataaaatgataataagaattataataaaatagtaataaaatgataataaaaattatactaaaattgtaataaaaatagtaataaaattgtaaaaattattgtaaaaaaattgtaaaaaaattgtaataacaattataataaaatagcaataaaaatttaaattaaatagtaATACAAATTCTAGTAATAAAATAgtgataaaaaattataatacaatagaaatacaatagaaataaaatagtaacaAAAAttgtaatacaaataataataaaatagtaataaaaatcatAATGGTAATACGAATTGTAATAAAAATGGTATTAGTCATTAgtcaacaaaaataaaatacaaaaatacaaaataacacctaaaacaatattaaaagtgcaaaatcacataaaaataaatgtataaattaaatatataaaataatgtgaTAAAAGCTCTTAAAATTCAATTAATAAATCGTCTTATTTACATGACATTTTGAAGCCGTAAGTTCCAGAGTTCCGCCACAGGGTGGCGCTGTTTCACTGCAGTTCATTAAACTTGTGTTTGCTTTGAATTTGCTTTGTTTTGTTCacgtatttaacaaataaaagtgtaaaaccacataaaaaatatataaaataatctgatttataaaaatcatttaaaagttgTTTTCTTATTTTCCTTCATGTCGTCGTATCCAGTTCCCGATTGTAAATCTGCTGCTGTTTGTATGATCTCCTATATGATAAAAATGAGTAGGTTCTCCTCACGCCCCCTCTGCTAGCCATAtcgcgtacggagagccacttTAAGCTCCATCTGACCCCCCTCCACCCTCACTCGTGCAGTAGCAGTCGTGTTCCGCAACACTCCGCCCACTTCCCCTCTCTACACACACCCAAATACGTCTGTTTAGCTCCAGGTCAGGCCGGTAGCACCACCGAGATATAAAATAAGAACATACAATTATGCCTGAACGAGCGGCGGGGACTCGTACCTGTACTTGGAGAGCAGGAATCCGCCCAGGGAGGAGCCGCAGATGGAGAAGGCCATGGCGACCACGCCGTTCCACAGGCCCAGCTCCCGCGCCGTCATGTGATGGTCCAGCAGGAAGAGGGGGAACATGGTGATGGCGCCCTGCTCGCCTGAACACAAACAGATCGTCATGACAAAACTGTGTTGAATGCCTGCCAACAGTATAGGGAGGGCCCTTTCCTGTTGGAAGCAAGACTGATTAAACAGAGCTCTGATTTTACACTATTCTTCGCctaatgaatgggcacaaattcccacaaatacACTCCAGAAAGCCATATTTATGCATCTGCTTTTGAAACAGGAGGTCCAGCAAACTCATatgcaggtgtccacatacttctggaacTATTTTGGTggggtcaaacacagtcagctgACCAAACTGACCAATTCAAATCGAATCCCGGACACGTGTTGTTTACGAGACGAGCTGATCTGCGAGCGGAAGAGTGTCGGTTCAGCCCGTCTATTATTTAAACGCCGCCGTCATCATTTATGCAGCCCGTCTGCCGTGACTGACAGCTCGGAGACCGCCGCCGAGCGCGCGGGGAGGCGTCCGGGGGTCCCCCGGATAGAACCGCCGAACGCAACAAAAAACGGAAAGCGGAATCAAAAACAGAGCTAATCAGAGACGCGCGGAGTTCCTGACAGCGCCACGCCGACTCTTTTTGACTGTCAGGCGTCAGCGGCGAGGCTTCGCGGCGGATCGTTCGAGACAGACGAAGCGAACGCCGCAAAGGATCCAGACGGCTGCGAAAAACGCGAACAAAGGCGGGAGTTTGTTTCTCGTCtcttattttgttttttgtttttttggtttgtaCACGTTCGGGGAGCCGGCGTCTGTGTTTCCGTCTCTTCTCCGAACGCTCGTGGCTTGTCGCGTTTTCAGATCCCGCCTTGTTGTTCTCGCTTTGAAAACTTTTCAGCCTGTGACAGCGACAAGAacgattttatttattctttttattgtaGTTTCATACAACATCTAATCAGTCACTCGGCGTGGTGACGCAGACACTGAAAAACACGCTATCGGCGGGTCTGTGTGCGACCCCGTGCCTgaacctctgggatgaattagaatccCGAATGCTCCTTTGACCGGCTGCCCCTTGTCAATAATAGATTCAAGctcctgttggacccctgagcaaggccctgactGAAGGCGTCTGCCGAATGTGGTTCCACCGAGAAACCAGTCCACCACAGTGCTCAGGTCTGTCTAGACGTCCAGCCGGTcgacagctgagatttaaacccgggtagaatctcagcactggtgagcGAGCTCAATTTGATCTAAAATCATTCGATGCACTAACAGGCCGCCAGGAAACGCAGGGGGGTGGAGGGAGGGGGAgcgattactttttcacaccccTCGCCCCGTCCCAaaatctgtctctctctctctctctctctctctctcagctggACTTTTCTCACGGACAATCCACAGCTGGTATCATCAGTGCCCGATCGATCCCTGCACAGACAGAAACGAGCGCTCGTGtgcactacatggtcaaaagtatgtggacacctgaatatTGGTCTGTCATTCCTAACCCACACCCCTCCtgaggctataacagcctctttTGTAAGGGCATATCACCAGATTACAGCTCAGAGGTGTTGGACGAGATGGACTGGCTCACAACTGACGTCCCGATTCTACTATACGTAGTATATGTTGACCGAACTgacccaaattcccacagacgcactccaaaaTCCTATTTAAAAATGTCCTAGGGTGGGGTAAGGTCCAATGAGCTCATGGTgaattgtttacatacttttggccagcagtTGTTGTGAGACAGCACTGGGGAATAATAGTGGTGTCCATGTATGTTAGCCAATACATGGCCAAAAATACGTGGACGCCtttctcattcatttacatttacactttcggcatttagcggacgatttgatccaaagtgacttacagtactgagacggtatattgtctaagcaattgagggttaagggccttgctcaagggcccaactgtggcaacctggcagtgtagGGCTTGAACtcgcgaccttctgattactagcccagtaccttaaccactaggatacaacTGCCCCATTCATTCATGAGTTCAGGAGTTTACGTCAtcagtttaaggaaggtcctGTCTTGTGTCCAGCTTGaccacacagagccctgacctcaagctGGCCGAACACCACTGGGACGTATTGGAACGTCAAACTTTTTGGAcgaaatgagcacaaattcccatagatcTTTGAAGCTGCAAACAGGAGGAGCTCTGTATTCATGATTACAATTATGaaccagctcatggtcaggtgtccacatacttttggccgaaTATAAGTCAGATATGAAAAGGTCGTGAGTCATTTCACCTCAGAGTTGCGTTTTAATAATCAAAGTCAAATGAAAGGAAACACCGCCATCTAGCGGTGAACGAGGGAATAATGTGCAGGCGTTATTCCTTTCATAACCGCTAGATGGCGGTGTTTCCATTCATTttatattgatcatttaaacGCAAAAGTACacggcaaaagtatgtggacacactttCTAACGGCAGGGTTCGGATCTTTCAGATACACATACTGCTAGGTGAGTGAaatcagtaataaaataaataaataatatgcttacAACgtaaaacagtttggggaattctCTTTCCTGTTTCAGGCATGACTGACCTCAAGCTGATTGAaaacctctgggatgaattggaatcccgaatgctcttttgattggcTGTTCTTTCTCAATAACAGaaacaggttcaagccccacaatcATGACCTCCAGGGTgcaactgttggacccctgTGACTTAAAGCGTCTAAAAGCTACTAAAAATGTCTGTTAAATATGGTAATTGTTAACCAATCTggcccaaattcccacaggagCATTCCAAaatcatattttaaaaagtccTGGGGTGGAGTGGGGTCTAATGAGCGTATGGtgaaatgtccacatacttttggccagtagTTGTGATGCAACACTGAGAAATAAGATGCTGGTAGCATGGCCCTGCAGTCTGATCAGGATTTATAGACAAATAAATGCTGCCCACTCACCTAGCTTATACGTCAGCACGTACAGCATGGTCCACGGCGTCCCCGGCACGGCCATCAGCTTCCGCAGAACTGCCCACGGCTTCGTCCCGTCCCTTGACGCCCTCCTGGCCTCGCCCGGCGGCCGGCCCACCTCGCCGTCGAGCACGAGCGCGCCGCACACGAACAGCGTCATCCCTCCGTACACACACGCCAACAGAGTGAACGTCCACGCCCACCCCACCACGTCGATGACAGCCAGCAGGCCTCCGCCGGCGAACACGGAGCCGGCCTTGTACCCCACCACCTGCGCCGTGTTGCCCAGGCCCAGCTCGGAGGCGCCACGCAGCAGCCTGACGGCCGTCCCGTCCACCGCCACGTCCTGCACCGACGCCAGCACGTTCATGGCCAGCAGCACCCCCGCCACTCCCACCTGCTGGGACTCGGGAGACAGCGTGGCGCCCGCCAGGCACACCAGCGCCAGCCCGCCCACCGTCGTGGCCAGCCAGAGGCGCTTGGTGCCCGCGCGGTCCACCAGGGGCGCCCACAGCACCTTCAGCACCCAGGGAAAGTAGAGGATCTTGGCCAGGGAGATTCGGGTGAGCGAATGGCCGGCGTTGCGCAGGTAGACCGGCAGCAGCGAGGACTGCAGGCCGTACGGGATCCCCTGCACGAAGTAGAGGAGCCCGAGGAACATCAGCTTATCGTTCATCAtagcaggaggaggaggaagagggtgTGGTACAGGTTCAGCTCATGGTCCTGTCCTGGAGAGATATAcacagagtgagtgagtgagtgagtgagtggaaatgattcactcatttactgaatcatttataaatgattcatttaatttaatatacaaaGTGCTACTGAATGGTAAGCTTAACTCCAGTTAAGGAGTGCATTACacttatgaatgaatgaacgaatgaatgtaTGAAGTGACTTAATTTAGGCAGTAAATAGAAGTGTTACTGAAGATCAGTTTAGTGAATTAACAGGGAAGCACTGAATGATGGAATGAatcaatgagtgaatgaatgaatagtgtTCCTGAAAAACAGTAGATTTTACAGCAGCAAGTAGAAACacattagatgaatgaatgaatgaaatctgATTTCAGGTATGAAACAGTATAGAAAAGTGTTACTCAGGGATGATGAGTTGTACTGCACTGAGCAGTGGTATAGtggatgaatgcatgaataaaaataaaatacggtCGCTGAGTTGTACTCCTAAGTAATATAAAGggaatattcactcattcattcaatgtACAAACATCATACAAAATGTTCGTGACAGTGAGCTGTAGTGCAGTTAGTAATactataataaatgaataaataaatgaatgtatgaatgtatgtatagACCGtttcagagcggtagagagaacagagtggcgacactcccatagggaaccgttggaaagggggcgggacatattttctgcgcagcttccgggttgtggagctctgtatagttccaaacaacccatagagccccattcatttccactacttatcaaacatttttagctgtatgttgctttgttttaaaaaaattatgaatttaatgtcattaatatacttaatactgttattgtttagcatttgctcagcactaaatgttacatgtttatcttaattaataggtataacccaatttagcttagtcagttaagcttaattaatgacacacgagtcttttcacctaaaatgagttgattaatcaagagtcttgttacagaaatgatcataaaacattagaaccacaataaatcattatacttttactttcatacttaagtacatttgaaggtaaatttagtttagtactttagtggaggtaaagagtatttttacttttactactacttttactggagtaatatgttaccttggatatctctactttaactcaactaaatggtttgtgtaccttgtccaccacttacattagacaaaatgaactagtgcatattcataatgaattcattaatgtattacatgtaggaatcaattattaatcactcatgaaataagagatgaatgaatgctttttcatgtacctgcactataatgtttttggtacggtaatgtgtttatcaatctgttcattcagtgcaggtaaaccttatgaatccagcacatgacttagtgtttagcaaaaatgattattattatgaatcctcaggaaagtgaagggagattagtttatgcaaaaaacaaaacataaaaaactttaatgtctatactgtatattgtctctactacttaatgatatcgcattatgtaatgtatgctattataatgtactgtgtgttaacaagaacgacctattaacaagtcattataaacatcaatcttccactttatataccaaattgacattaaagcagatgcagtaaatgtaaacgcagttgaaaatacccagaaattgtacaaatgtttattatttgccgtttaatatttcatttactgctgcctgtcccatttgagaacatgacagcgccgggtttgtttggaactattgagggttacatgaaccacgtgaccgcgtagcggcgagatcaaggagtgtcgcaactctctctatctacggctctggaccgtttcaaatgaatattcatgagTCCAGGAAGTGACGTTGATGTTCCTAAGACGCTTCCGCTTGGTGGTAAACAGCGCTCAGAACAACAGTGATTGAGCACAACTGCTTCAATTCTTTTGCGCTAGTTCAGTTGTGATTTACTGACAGTATGTCTAAATTAAAGTTAGGACCGTGTTGTTCGGTTGTCGGATGTTCCCTCAGGCCAGGTACAAACTTGCTTTCAGAAATTAAGGTGAACAGATTTCCAAAAGACCACGCACAGCGAAACGCTTGGATTGCTGCTGTAAATAGAGCCGGCTGGATACCCACCATCAactcttataataaatgtaatatatattatttcataataaaatattgtgaacAAATGTACTCACTTAAAcgctgttctcttggtgtcttgtccctgacgtttagcttaagtgtattaaaatatgcaggcgcttaatatttgtattaatagaacagaataaacataaacctaacataagccttaaaaagtttacattttccTGAGAATACGATGTAAAAGCCATAACTTTATAGGACTATATTTTGGGGAAACGtcactatatggaattatattaacggcttaattagctgtaataattagcttagcttaattattaaatgacacacagacctgtaaagaaacatggttctacttttgtaatacaaaaagtaaataaactatttatgaGTACATtgtgcttactgtaaaatatttcatgtatttccagttaggctataaaaaaatcgttttagcattagctaatatgttctaattcagatgagaagtaattcactgtggtttgtcatatttttatcatattataacGGCTCTtaactcaacagacacaaaaggggagatgacacaataatgattttaataattaattgtatgcgTCCAAACTGCGGTATGCTTTCACTGCctctctggtgtaaacacactccGTTTCAACAGGGTAGTGATACACGTCTGGGTATGTTACCTCAGGCAAACGTTTTAGGTCAGCGGAAAAACACTTCTTAAATTCTCCTCAAAAGGGTCTGGTAAAGATACTTGATGatctatcattcatttctgctaaTATCGCGTTTGTTCCGCGTTCGGGAGACTCGAAAAGTACGAGCTCGTCATGTTGACAgctggatggatgtttaaaagtggcgctaccggaaaggcgaaaggaacagacatgcgcagtagcgttgttattgtttaccctcattgaaacggtctatatatgtatgtatgaatgaatgtatgtatgaatgtatgtatgtatgaatgaatgatgta from Trichomycterus rosablanca isolate fTriRos1 chromosome 21, fTriRos1.hap1, whole genome shotgun sequence encodes the following:
- the mfsd3 gene encoding major facilitator superfamily domain-containing protein 3, encoding MMNDKLMFLGLLYFVQGIPYGLQSSLLPVYLRNAGHSLTRISLAKILYFPWVLKVLWAPLVDRAGTKRLWLATTVGGLALVCLAGATLSPESQQVGVAGVLLAMNVLASVQDVAVDGTAVRLLRGASELGLGNTAQVVGYKAGSVFAGGGLLAVIDVVGWAWTFTLLACVYGGMTLFVCGALVLDGEVGRPPGEARRASRDGTKPWAVLRKLMAVPGTPWTMLYVLTYKLGEQGAITMFPLFLLDHHMTARELGLWNGVVAMAFSICGSSLGGFLLSKYSMGALMRRVFVVRTVSMVFQCSLLTVLEPSSLMKGMAVLSLSTQHFIAGLITTLTFTCMMHCTQRAEESIQATHYSFLATLEVLGKLSFSALAGGIVDAVGFPIAFLLFLFLTSTSALHVWRAMETGVLKEQLKEQPQ